The following proteins are encoded in a genomic region of Thermoflexus hugenholtzii JAD2:
- a CDS encoding NAD-dependent epimerase/dehydratase family protein, producing the protein MADLQGAPILITGGAGFIGAHLTRRLLEAGARVHLIVRPSTDLRRLAGMMDQVSIHRGDLLDAGEVREVVANVRPRWIFHLAFRRGHPHTPEERLGFLRSSLMGTAHLLEAARDSGITRLIHIGSSLEYGPYPRAIRERDPLRPTTDRGVAKAAASLLVAFYARAFGLPAVILRPFSVYGPGQPPEQLIPTLLRAALTGEEVRLTVPGYRHDFVFVEDVVEACLRAVARSVRPGEAFNIGTGIQWTNEEVAAWVESITGRPLRLRIGAHPPSPPDTSCWVADIRKAQRRLQWSPRWDLPAGLRRTLEWMQRHGDPA; encoded by the coding sequence ATGGCCGATCTCCAGGGCGCGCCTATCCTGATCACCGGCGGGGCTGGCTTCATCGGCGCCCACCTGACGCGCCGCCTGCTGGAGGCCGGGGCGCGGGTCCACCTCATCGTCCGACCGAGCACCGATCTCAGGCGCCTGGCCGGGATGATGGATCAGGTTTCGATCCACCGCGGGGACCTCTTGGATGCGGGAGAGGTGCGGGAGGTGGTAGCGAACGTGCGCCCCCGCTGGATTTTCCATCTCGCCTTCCGACGCGGGCATCCGCACACGCCAGAGGAACGCCTGGGGTTCCTGCGGTCCAGTCTCATGGGCACCGCGCACCTGCTGGAGGCGGCGCGGGATAGCGGAATCACCCGTTTGATCCACATCGGAAGCTCCCTGGAATACGGCCCGTATCCGCGGGCGATCCGTGAGCGGGACCCTTTGCGCCCGACAACCGACCGGGGAGTTGCGAAGGCCGCGGCCAGCCTGCTGGTGGCTTTTTACGCCCGGGCCTTTGGACTGCCCGCGGTTATCCTTCGCCCATTTTCCGTCTATGGGCCCGGCCAGCCTCCGGAGCAGCTCATCCCCACGCTGCTCCGCGCCGCCCTCACCGGGGAGGAGGTCCGCCTGACCGTGCCCGGTTATCGGCATGATTTCGTCTTCGTCGAGGACGTGGTGGAGGCATGCCTGCGCGCCGTCGCGCGATCGGTCCGGCCGGGGGAAGCCTTCAACATCGGCACCGGCATCCAGTGGACCAATGAGGAGGTGGCCGCATGGGTGGAATCCATCACCGGCCGACCCCTTCGCCTGCGGATCGGCGCCCATCCTCCTAGCCCGCCGGACACCTCCTGTTGGGTTGCGGATATCCGGAAGGCCCAACGCCGACTGCAATGGTCACCCCGGTGGGATCTGCCCGCCGGCTTGCGAAGGACCCTGGAATGGATGCAACGCCATGGAGATCCGGCCTGA
- a CDS encoding glycosyltransferase family 2 protein: MEIRPEISVVIPIFRNRETLYPLYARLQSVLDGAGWSWELIAVHDACPEGSLKVLRELAANDERVRILDLPRNVGQHRAIWIGLHEVRGRYVVVMDADLQDPPEAIPLLRRTLEDSGGRCSVVFAGRRGRYEGITRLLTSWLFKRVLYLVCGVPVDAGAFCLMERRVVETLRRWDPPEPHLPTLIACAGFPACVIPVLRSPRPSGRSAYTARMRWRLGWRILRSAWALKRNPARFLRHASPPPFGPGEGIPGGCNHPDGP; encoded by the coding sequence ATGGAGATCCGGCCTGAGATCAGCGTGGTCATTCCGATCTTCCGGAACCGGGAAACCCTCTATCCCCTGTATGCACGCCTGCAATCCGTCCTGGACGGGGCGGGCTGGTCCTGGGAACTGATCGCCGTCCACGACGCCTGCCCCGAGGGCTCCCTAAAGGTGCTGCGGGAGCTCGCCGCGAACGACGAACGGGTTCGGATCCTGGATCTCCCTCGAAACGTCGGCCAGCATCGCGCCATCTGGATTGGCTTGCATGAAGTGCGAGGTCGGTATGTGGTGGTAATGGACGCGGACCTTCAAGATCCACCCGAGGCGATCCCGCTCCTTCGTCGGACGCTGGAGGACAGCGGGGGCCGCTGTTCGGTTGTCTTCGCTGGACGGCGCGGGCGCTATGAAGGGATCACCCGGTTGCTCACCTCCTGGCTGTTCAAGAGGGTGCTTTATCTGGTGTGCGGGGTGCCCGTGGACGCGGGGGCCTTCTGCCTCATGGAGCGCCGGGTGGTAGAGACCTTGAGGCGCTGGGATCCGCCGGAACCGCACCTGCCCACGCTCATCGCCTGTGCCGGATTCCCCGCCTGTGTCATCCCGGTTCTCCGCTCCCCACGCCCCAGTGGGCGCTCCGCATATACGGCCCGGATGCGCTGGCGCCTGGGCTGGCGGATCCTGCGCTCCGCGTGGGCGCTGAAACGGAACCCCGCGCGATTCCTTCGCCATGCCTCCCCGCCTCCGTTCGGACCCGGAGAGGGAATCCCTGGGGGCTGCAACCATCCCGACGGGCCATGA
- a CDS encoding class I SAM-dependent methyltransferase, with protein MINPIEAHNRLQQEYFGRRIKPTMRPERTPYVLRQVEEVIRFGDLRPGEVILDVGCGMGRHAFLLAERGFRVEGLELSPFLIERMREFDGGRYNIPVYCADIHCCPPELHGRYDALVGFFVLHHLADLPQAFRSMARLLRPGGRVVFLEPNPLNPLYYIQILITPGMSWSAERGILNMRPHQISRAMEQAGLRLTATARYGFFPPFLSNHPWGGLLERILEKALLWRPFLPFQLFRGEPR; from the coding sequence ATGATCAATCCGATCGAAGCGCACAACCGGCTCCAGCAGGAATATTTCGGACGTCGCATCAAACCGACGATGCGGCCGGAGCGGACTCCTTACGTACTCCGACAAGTAGAGGAGGTCATCCGCTTCGGCGATCTCCGGCCGGGGGAAGTGATCCTGGACGTGGGGTGCGGGATGGGACGCCACGCATTCCTCCTGGCCGAGCGGGGCTTCCGAGTAGAGGGTCTGGAGCTTTCCCCGTTCCTGATCGAGCGAATGCGAGAATTCGACGGCGGACGCTATAACATTCCAGTTTACTGTGCGGACATCCACTGTTGTCCGCCCGAGCTACATGGACGTTACGATGCTCTGGTCGGCTTTTTCGTCCTGCATCATCTTGCTGACTTACCGCAAGCCTTCCGCTCCATGGCCCGGCTCCTAAGGCCAGGAGGCCGCGTGGTCTTCCTTGAGCCCAATCCCCTCAACCCGCTCTATTACATCCAGATCCTCATCACCCCCGGGATGTCTTGGTCTGCGGAACGGGGGATTTTAAACATGCGCCCTCACCAGATCTCCCGGGCGATGGAGCAGGCGGGCCTGCGGTTGACCGCAACGGCGCGCTACGGCTTTTTCCCTCCCTTCTTGTCCAACCATCCATGGGGAGGCCTTCTGGAGCGGATCCTGGAGAAAGCGCTGCTGTGGCGTCCCTTCCTGCCCTTCCAGCTGTTCCGAGGGGAACCGCGATGA